GTTTTATCGTTGTATTTTTACCCGCATTATTTCATGTAGATATCCATGGTATATTAATTGGTATCTTTGCAATTATCGGCCATGTATTTCCTGTATATTTAAAATTCCGCGGGGGTAAGGCTGTTGCTACAAGCGCCGGTGTGTTGCTTGGTGTTAACCCAATTATGTGCTTAATATTAATCGCCATATTTTTTGGTATTTTATATTTAACAAAATATGTATCACTATCAAGCATTATTGCAGGCATTTGCTGTGTCATTGGTTCTTTTATTATTAATGATAAAATATTATTACTAATAAGCCTAGTTGTAGCATCTTTACTGGTTATCAGACATATCAGTAATATTAAACGCATAATTAAAGGTACAGAACCAAAAATCAAATGGATGTAACCCTTATCGATTTATTTCCTTGAGTTTTCCATATAAAATAAGCTTATACCAAGCCTTATTTACGAGAGGAGTTTTAAAGGATGCAATTAGAATTTACAACTGAAGCAATTGAATGGTTCAAAAAAGAGTTAGAATTACCTCAAGAAGGCAAAGCACTTCATTTTTTTGTTCGCTATGGTGGCGAATTCCAATTAAAACAAGGATTTAGTCC
The sequence above is a segment of the Staphylococcus hyicus genome. Coding sequences within it:
- the plsY gene encoding glycerol-3-phosphate 1-O-acyltransferase PlsY, yielding MSIFLVIVLSYLIGAIPSGYLIGKIFFKKDIRQYGSGNTGATNSFRVLGKPAGFAVTFFDIFKGFIVVFLPALFHVDIHGILIGIFAIIGHVFPVYLKFRGGKAVATSAGVLLGVNPIMCLILIAIFFGILYLTKYVSLSSIIAGICCVIGSFIINDKILLLISLVVASLLVIRHISNIKRIIKGTEPKIKWM